Proteins from one Chanodichthys erythropterus isolate Z2021 chromosome 15, ASM2448905v1, whole genome shotgun sequence genomic window:
- the LOC137037653 gene encoding CMP-N-acetylneuraminate-beta-galactosamide-alpha-2,3-sialyltransferase 1-like: MAVRLKHLRYMTALLSSSTILSFLYFQNSALVLMDSSHGFVSERAPCICGNCVTDQGNSSWFSERYKPTVPFLLNSNNSVLHANVSRWWEELQDVPNVSNYTAVVDQLFSLFPDEEHYSDAGPDRCRTCAVVGNSGNLLGSHYGPLIDFNDFVIRINRGPTEDYEKDVGSKTTHRIMYPESAMDLDKSTHLVLFPFKILDMQWLFSAFTTKNITQTYTEVPSTIKANKDKVMILHPEFMRYVYDNWAEGHGRYPSTGFLTLIFALHICDEVNVFGFGATSDGNWHHYFDETLTPFENDSHAGDFENKTIIRLQQENKILLYRGWT; this comes from the exons ATGGCTGTGCGACTGAAACATCTCCGCTACATGACCGCGCTCCTGAGCTCCTCGACCATCCTCTCATTCCTGTATTTTCAAAACTCAGCATTGGTTTTGATGGACAGTTCTCACGGTTTTGTCTCAGAGCGAGCTCCGTGCATATGCGGGAACTGTGTGACAGACCAAGGAAATAGTAGCTGGTTCAGTGAACGCTACAAACCCACCGTTCCATTTCTGCTCAACAGTAACAACAGTGTTTTACATGCAAACGTCTCCAGGTGGTGGGAG GAGCTTCAAGATGTACCAAATGTCAGCAACTACACAGCTGTGGTGGACCAGCTGTTTTCTCTCTTCCCCGATGAAGAACACTACTCAGATGCTGGTCCAGATCGCTGCAGAACCTGTGCTGTGGTGGGAAACTCTGGGAACCTCCTGGGATCCCACTATGGGCCTCTCATAGATTTCAATGACTTTGTCATAAG AATAAATAGAGGCCCGACAGAAGATTATGAGAAGGATGTGGGGTCCAAGACCACTCACCGGATTATGTATCCTGAGAGCGCCATGGACTTGGACAAGTCCACCCATCTGGTGCTTTTTCCCTTTAAGATTCTGGACATGCAGTGGCTTTTCAGTGCTTTCACCACTAAGAACATCACACA AACATACACAGAAGTTCCATCAACAATCAAAGCAAATAAGGACAAG GTGATGATCCTCCACCCTGAATTCATGAGATACGTGTATGATAACTGGGCAGAAGGTCATGGCAGATATCCATCTACTGGATTCTTAACGCTGATATTCGCTCTTCACATCTGTGATGAG GTGAATGTTTTTGGGTTTGGAGCTACGAGTGATGGAAACTGGCatcattattttgatgaaactttgacTCCATTTGAAAATGATTCTCATGCTGGAgactttgaaaataaaacaatcatTCGGCTCCAACAGGAAAACAAGATTTTGTTGTACAGGGGTTGGACATGA